TCGGGTCTGGTACTGATTCCACCCGAACTTCATTAGCACCTTGCCAACAGACTGCTTTCATAAATATTAGTCCATAGTCATTAGTCAATAGTCATTGGTAGCTCCCTGCCTCTTCTACCTACTTCCTGTTGGTTGACCTTCGGTTGTGGCGATTTCTCCGGCTTCCATCAGCATTTTGAAGCGGCGTAAGTCATCACCAATTTGTTGTTCTGGTTCTTCGCCGAAAAGTTTGGCGAGAGCCGCACTTAATCCGCCGCCGGGGATGTTGTATTCTAAAACTACTTTGACTTCTGTACCGCGATCGCCTGGGGCTTTTTTAAATCTGACAAAGCCAGAATTCTCTATCTCTGCGCCTTCTACCGAAGCCCAAGAAATAAACTCGTTTTCTCTATCTTCTAGAATCTCTGCATCCCATGCGACGTTGTTACCCAAGGGCGCACTCGCAATCCAATGAGAACGTTTTGCGTCATACACTTTCACAGATTGCAGATGCTTCATAAAGGTGGGTAACTGCTCAAAGTTGTGCCAAAAACGATAAAGTTCATCGGCTGGTTTATTAATAGTTACCGTCTTTTCAACTTTGATTGGTTTATTAATGCCAATAGCATCCTGTGCTTGCTGAATTGTGCTTTGCTTCGTTAAACCTTGGTAAACTAAACCACCGCCAGCCAGTGCAGTTAACACACCTTTTAAAGAGCGTTGGCTTAAACCTGTGAGTACCATAGCCCCACCACCAATGAGAGAAGCCCAGCGTTCCATCTCATTAGCTTCTGGGGGATTTTTAGTTGTGCGATCGCCTGTAGAAGTCATACAATTTTATACTTTAGATTTTGCGAAAAGTTGTGTGGGCGGGTTTCCCGACTTGAGCAAACTTTTCAAGACGGATTTTGGATTCGTAATTCGTAATTAGATTCTCTACATTTATTAATTACGAATTACGTTAGCGAAGCGGTAGCGACGCAGGAGCGTCACTACGAATTACATAGAAGCAGCCGCACCTGTCGTGGGTTTAGGAGATTGCACTCCCGCACTTTGCAGCGTCCGATATAGCTCTACTAAGCGTTGTTCGTCTCTCAACAAATTGTGGTAAATTTCTTTAAAAATAGCGGTTGCTACTGGGTCGGTAAACATTGCAGATAAATTACCAATGTCGCCAATACCTGTTTGCAAATCACCTAAAGCACAACGTATTTGATAGATGTCATCACTACCAGACATGGCAGTTTTGACCTTTGCATATTG
This window of the Nostoc sp. HK-01 genome carries:
- a CDS encoding cyclase/dehydrase, with protein sequence MTSTGDRTTKNPPEANEMERWASLIGGGAMVLTGLSQRSLKGVLTALAGGGLVYQGLTKQSTIQQAQDAIGINKPIKVEKTVTINKPADELYRFWHNFEQLPTFMKHLQSVKVYDAKRSHWIASAPLGNNVAWDAEILEDRENEFISWASVEGAEIENSGFVRFKKAPGDRGTEVKVVLEYNIPGGGLSAALAKLFGEEPEQQIGDDLRRFKMLMEAGEIATTEGQPTGSR